In Candidatus Kerfeldbacteria bacterium, a single genomic region encodes these proteins:
- a CDS encoding heavy-metal-associated domain-containing protein, translating into MMTTITLNILGMHCTSCSMNIDDALEELPGVEASKTSYARATTEVTYDPAQVSQEKIAQTIQDVGYQVA; encoded by the coding sequence ATGATGACTACAATAACCTTAAACATTCTTGGTATGCACTGCACTAGTTGCAGCATGAATATCGATGACGCACTTGAAGAGTTGCCGGGCGTTGAGGCAAGTAAAACGAGCTATGCACGCGCCACAACTGAAGTGACGTATGATCCGGCGCAGGTTTCCCAGGAAAAGATCGCTCAGACTATCCAGGACGTCGGATACCAGGTAGCGTAG
- a CDS encoding metalloregulator ArsR/SmtB family transcription factor: MLPTLFQPHSQLFKALASPKRLEIVHLLRTHCMRVEEIQRMTGMTQANVSQHLQVLRRCNVVVPQRTGKAISYCLSHPRIVHALDDVQQILVDRKKVNSAQSAHKTRVPIPQVIDPVCGMSISPQTAVLMANYRRSTYYFCASGCHAAFTKKPEHYV; this comes from the coding sequence ATGTTACCCACCCTATTTCAACCACATAGTCAGCTTTTTAAGGCTCTCGCCAGTCCAAAACGACTGGAAATTGTGCATTTATTGCGCACTCACTGCATGCGGGTGGAGGAAATTCAGCGCATGACCGGTATGACCCAGGCAAATGTCAGTCAGCACCTGCAGGTACTGCGCCGGTGTAATGTCGTAGTGCCGCAGCGAACGGGCAAAGCTATTAGTTATTGCTTATCGCATCCCCGTATCGTCCACGCCCTGGATGACGTGCAGCAAATTTTAGTCGACCGGAAAAAGGTTAATTCGGCGCAGAGTGCCCACAAGACCCGCGTGCCGATCCCCCAAGTGATTGATCCGGTCTGCGGCATGTCTATCTCGCCACAAACGGCGGTGCTGATGGCGAATTATCGCCGCTCCACGTATTATTTTTGTGCATCAGGATGCCATGCAGCATTTACTAAAAAACCAGAACACTATGTATAA
- a CDS encoding radical SAM protein, which translates to MPVHDVHWEITNACNLRCLHCVQCSGAPRTGELNPDEAVQIIDRLAAAGVQRICWTGGEPFVRRDFATLLQQAHQAGIVQAVITNGYLVRQGQLMMLQQLAIPLGVSLDATTAELHDALRGDGSFDRAMQTIVSARAQAIPVTLYATVTRGNIHELPSLIALAKHFDCGIHVNEVSLAGRAEAIWPRLALNEALREQLTVMVADAAREHFGETPEWAPDGCWADGSAVYLRSDGQVFLCSEQVQYAHSAALGHILEHSLDELLQTDLISQCSGSACSYRVLSSPRVTMIINQPIRCPLVSVESKLETLDALNQALDALYAPFADVCVACQDKCCQGFVWLMPEELTRLQQCEVDTVEVNDAASFIHSFPEKEDGSIDVSVPSPLCSQLCSLQPRRCRVYADRPFSCRLYPIGLEVREDGMLVWALHQDCQITRYLGSEGLLEEFERRALQILDSMCPELYASIIEAYRKVHILITFPLGGNNIRTLKEVVKLVKV; encoded by the coding sequence ATGCCGGTACATGATGTGCATTGGGAAATCACTAACGCGTGCAATCTGCGCTGTTTACACTGTGTTCAGTGTTCAGGTGCGCCACGTACTGGTGAGCTCAATCCGGACGAAGCGGTGCAGATCATCGATCGATTAGCAGCAGCAGGCGTGCAGCGTATTTGCTGGACCGGCGGAGAACCGTTTGTCCGGCGTGATTTCGCGACGCTGCTTCAGCAGGCGCATCAGGCAGGCATTGTGCAAGCCGTCATCACTAACGGGTATCTGGTTCGGCAAGGGCAGCTCATGATGCTTCAGCAATTGGCCATCCCGCTCGGCGTCAGCTTGGATGCGACGACTGCAGAATTGCATGATGCCCTGCGCGGTGACGGGTCATTTGACCGGGCGATGCAGACGATTGTGTCTGCGCGAGCGCAGGCCATACCCGTAACGCTGTATGCAACGGTTACTCGGGGAAATATCCACGAGTTGCCATCGCTCATCGCTCTCGCCAAGCACTTTGATTGCGGTATTCATGTCAATGAAGTGTCATTGGCTGGTCGCGCCGAAGCGATTTGGCCCCGTCTGGCACTGAATGAAGCGTTGCGCGAACAGCTGACCGTGATGGTTGCCGATGCAGCCCGCGAGCATTTCGGTGAAACGCCGGAGTGGGCTCCGGACGGATGCTGGGCTGACGGCTCGGCTGTCTACCTTCGCTCTGATGGTCAAGTGTTCCTCTGCAGTGAGCAGGTGCAGTATGCACACAGCGCCGCACTGGGGCACATTCTGGAGCATTCACTTGATGAACTGCTTCAGACCGACTTGATCAGTCAGTGTAGTGGCAGCGCATGTTCGTATCGCGTATTATCAAGTCCGCGCGTGACGATGATTATCAATCAGCCGATCAGGTGCCCGCTGGTTTCCGTTGAGTCGAAGTTAGAAACCCTGGACGCACTCAATCAGGCACTCGACGCGTTGTATGCGCCGTTTGCCGATGTGTGTGTCGCGTGCCAGGATAAGTGTTGCCAGGGATTCGTCTGGCTGATGCCTGAGGAATTGACTCGTCTCCAGCAGTGTGAGGTCGATACGGTCGAAGTGAATGACGCCGCGTCGTTCATCCATTCTTTTCCTGAAAAAGAAGACGGTTCAATCGACGTATCGGTTCCGTCGCCGCTCTGTAGTCAGCTCTGTTCGCTCCAGCCGCGTCGCTGCCGAGTGTATGCCGATCGTCCTTTTTCCTGTCGCCTCTACCCGATTGGGTTGGAGGTGCGGGAAGATGGCATGCTGGTCTGGGCACTTCATCAGGATTGTCAGATTACTCGATATCTGGGGAGCGAGGGACTGCTCGAGGAATTCGAACGGCGAGCGCTGCAGATTCTGGACAGCATGTGTCCGGAATTGTATGCTAGTATTATTGAAGCGTATCGCAAGGTACATATTCTGATAACTTTCCCCCTTGGGGGAAATAACATTCGCACTTTAAAGGAGGTGGTTAAGCTTGTCAAAGTGTAA
- a CDS encoding cupredoxin domain-containing protein, translating into MTIDQIIGILLIILVIAFFALWLRFQRRQEKADFKDNAQEITVLVKGAYDPNVITVRAGVPLRIHFNRQEDTDCSRYVTFDGLNIRKDLKAFAMTDVEFTPKNPGEISFTCDMGMYQGKIIVT; encoded by the coding sequence ATGACCATCGATCAAATCATTGGTATCCTACTCATCATTCTCGTTATTGCATTTTTTGCACTTTGGCTCAGATTCCAGCGCCGTCAAGAGAAGGCGGATTTCAAAGATAATGCCCAAGAAATTACGGTGCTGGTCAAAGGCGCCTATGATCCAAATGTGATAACGGTTCGTGCCGGCGTTCCCTTACGCATCCACTTCAATCGGCAAGAAGACACGGATTGTTCGCGGTATGTGACATTTGACGGGCTTAATATACGAAAAGATCTAAAGGCATTTGCCATGACTGATGTTGAATTCACACCAAAAAATCCTGGTGAAATCTCGTTTACGTGTGATATGGGGATGTATCAGGGAAAAATAATTGTAACCTAA
- a CDS encoding sulfite exporter TauE/SafE family protein, which translates to MNLWAIFITGLTTGALTCLAVQGGLLASVIAGQKQKELEETEAPARGISRFIKRQDWMSVGLFLVAKLGSHMVVGFLLGALGSVITLSLGMRVTFQIIAALFMIAAAMNLLNVHPIFRYIMFQPPRFMQRWVRNSARGQSFFTPIMVGALTIFVPCGVTQAMEVLAITSGNPVQGALILGVFVLGTVPLFGGIGLITAKLGELWRGAFLKVTAVALLLMALYSINGALVVLDVPFSAQRLAAAFAKQSTNESSDVNTNIKTNSNSNSNTKAWQSSKSQDSAQQDSVQKVTINVQNSGYNPKKFQVKAGTPVELTVKTNGVYSCAAAFTFRAFNINEILEPTDSQTFRFTPTKPGKYTYSCSMGMYSGVMEVI; encoded by the coding sequence ATGAATCTTTGGGCAATATTTATTACCGGGTTAACCACGGGCGCGCTGACCTGCCTGGCAGTTCAGGGAGGACTTCTCGCCAGCGTTATCGCCGGCCAGAAACAGAAAGAATTAGAGGAGACTGAAGCGCCAGCTCGCGGTATATCCCGTTTTATCAAACGGCAAGACTGGATGTCAGTTGGGTTATTCTTAGTGGCCAAGCTGGGCAGCCATATGGTGGTTGGTTTTCTGTTGGGCGCGCTTGGTTCCGTGATTACCCTCAGCCTGGGCATGCGCGTCACCTTTCAGATTATTGCCGCGCTTTTTATGATAGCCGCAGCGATGAATCTATTGAATGTCCATCCAATATTTCGCTATATCATGTTCCAGCCGCCCCGCTTCATGCAGCGCTGGGTGCGCAATTCAGCTCGGGGGCAGTCGTTCTTTACTCCCATTATGGTCGGTGCACTGACTATTTTTGTGCCGTGCGGCGTCACACAAGCGATGGAGGTTTTGGCGATTACTTCTGGTAATCCGGTTCAAGGTGCACTCATCCTAGGCGTGTTTGTACTTGGTACCGTGCCGCTTTTCGGTGGCATTGGGTTGATCACCGCTAAGCTAGGTGAATTATGGCGCGGCGCGTTTCTGAAGGTTACCGCGGTTGCTTTGCTGCTCATGGCACTATACAGTATCAATGGCGCGCTAGTCGTTTTGGATGTACCCTTTTCAGCTCAGCGCTTAGCGGCGGCGTTTGCCAAACAGTCGACAAATGAATCGTCTGATGTTAATACAAATATTAAAACCAACAGCAATAGTAATTCAAATACTAAGGCTTGGCAGTCTTCCAAGAGCCAGGATTCAGCACAACAGGATTCAGTGCAGAAAGTCACCATCAATGTACAGAATAGTGGTTATAACCCAAAAAAATTCCAAGTGAAAGCCGGTACGCCAGTCGAATTAACCGTTAAAACGAACGGGGTATACTCGTGCGCAGCGGCATTTACTTTCCGCGCTTTCAATATTAATGAAATATTGGAACCAACGGATTCTCAAACATTCCGCTTTACCCCTACTAAGCCGGGAAAGTACACGTACTCGTGCTCAATGGGGATGTATTCGGGAGTTATGGAGGTTATTTAA
- a CDS encoding copper-translocating P-type ATPase — translation MSSNETIISLRGMHCASCAQLIERRLRKVPGVEHAMVNYGTERAHVTHASDAVAPEQLIKTVVDAGYQGTILDREHNTEAVDKEKEIQKIRRTFWISLVLAIPVLILSMGMKIVPQIEEIPYREWLQFLFATPIQFWAGWQFYRGTWGALRARTANMDSLIALGTSTAYVYSLFVVGGLIDGEVYFEIGSILIAFVLLGKWLEARAKGKTNEAIKKLMGLAPKTAIVIRDGVEQEIALDMVQVGDVIRVKPGAKIPVDGTVAEGSSSVDESMVTGESIPVEKHAGDPVIGGTLNIHGSFTFTATKVGKETLLAGIIQLVEQAQASKAPIQRFADRVSAYFVPTVIAISLITFISWYFLAGQDFVSSLLAFVAVLVIACPCALGLATPTAIITGTGLGASHGILIKGGEALEAARKIDTVVFDKTGTLTHGKPDVTDIHATNRGQEQYVLTVAASLEKQSEHPLAEAIVRKAHEEQFALFPVIDFAAVPGHGVKGVIDDKPVYLGNRKLMKQIGVSYVEASEAIDALEHQGKTVMLLAVGKAHVGFIAVADTVKESSREAITALQKIGIGVLMITGDNAQTAQAIAQQVGITRVLSEVLPKDKAHEVVELQRTGARVAFVGDGINDAPALAQADLGIAIGSGTDVALETGQMVLVKNDLRDVVRGISLSRRTFRKIVQNLFWALIYNVAGIPIAAGVFFPIFGWQLRPELAGAAMALSSISVVLNSLLLKRWRP, via the coding sequence ATGTCATCAAACGAAACTATTATTTCACTCAGGGGCATGCACTGTGCCAGTTGTGCCCAGCTTATCGAGCGCCGGTTGCGAAAAGTTCCGGGCGTGGAGCATGCCATGGTTAATTATGGGACAGAGCGGGCGCATGTGACTCACGCGTCAGATGCCGTCGCCCCTGAACAATTGATCAAAACCGTGGTTGATGCCGGCTACCAGGGGACTATTCTCGATCGAGAACATAACACCGAAGCAGTCGATAAGGAAAAAGAAATTCAAAAAATCCGTCGTACGTTTTGGATCAGTCTGGTGCTGGCTATTCCGGTTTTGATATTGAGCATGGGGATGAAGATTGTACCGCAGATTGAGGAAATTCCATATCGCGAGTGGTTGCAGTTTCTCTTTGCTACCCCGATCCAATTTTGGGCTGGCTGGCAGTTTTATCGAGGGACCTGGGGTGCGCTGCGTGCTCGCACGGCTAACATGGATAGCCTGATCGCGCTCGGGACATCGACTGCCTATGTCTATTCATTATTTGTGGTGGGCGGTCTGATTGATGGCGAGGTTTATTTCGAAATTGGTAGCATCCTGATTGCTTTTGTCTTACTCGGCAAATGGCTCGAGGCGCGGGCGAAAGGCAAGACCAACGAGGCGATTAAGAAATTGATGGGATTAGCGCCCAAGACTGCCATTGTTATCCGTGATGGCGTCGAACAGGAGATTGCCCTGGATATGGTGCAGGTTGGCGATGTAATACGCGTCAAACCAGGGGCTAAAATCCCGGTGGATGGCACGGTCGCTGAAGGATCTTCTTCAGTGGATGAGTCTATGGTGACGGGAGAAAGCATTCCCGTGGAGAAGCATGCAGGTGATCCAGTTATTGGTGGCACCCTGAATATCCACGGGTCATTTACTTTTACCGCAACGAAGGTCGGGAAAGAAACGTTGCTCGCCGGCATTATACAGCTCGTAGAGCAGGCACAAGCATCAAAAGCGCCGATCCAGCGATTTGCCGATCGAGTCTCAGCTTATTTTGTGCCGACGGTTATTGCTATTTCTTTGATAACATTTATATCGTGGTATTTCTTGGCTGGTCAGGATTTCGTTTCTAGTTTATTAGCCTTTGTGGCCGTACTGGTGATTGCTTGCCCCTGCGCACTCGGCTTGGCTACTCCAACGGCCATTATTACCGGCACGGGGTTAGGCGCGAGCCATGGCATCCTGATCAAGGGCGGGGAAGCACTTGAGGCAGCGCGGAAAATTGATACTGTCGTATTTGATAAAACCGGCACCCTGACCCACGGCAAACCAGATGTCACTGATATTCACGCCACGAATCGAGGTCAGGAACAGTACGTACTGACGGTCGCTGCTTCACTGGAGAAACAATCAGAGCATCCGCTCGCAGAAGCAATCGTGCGGAAAGCGCACGAGGAGCAGTTCGCCTTGTTTCCTGTTATTGATTTCGCGGCAGTCCCCGGGCATGGCGTGAAAGGCGTGATCGACGACAAACCAGTGTATCTGGGGAATCGGAAGTTAATGAAACAGATTGGCGTATCCTACGTTGAGGCCAGCGAGGCAATCGATGCGCTGGAGCATCAGGGTAAAACAGTTATGCTGTTAGCCGTCGGTAAAGCCCACGTTGGATTTATTGCCGTGGCTGATACGGTGAAAGAAAGTTCCCGTGAAGCAATCACCGCATTACAGAAAATCGGTATTGGTGTACTGATGATCACCGGTGATAATGCACAGACCGCCCAAGCGATTGCCCAGCAGGTGGGCATCACTCGAGTGCTATCTGAAGTATTACCAAAAGATAAAGCGCACGAAGTAGTGGAATTGCAGCGGACCGGCGCACGGGTTGCTTTTGTCGGAGATGGCATTAATGACGCACCAGCGTTGGCTCAAGCGGATTTGGGAATCGCTATCGGCTCAGGCACGGATGTGGCACTGGAAACCGGACAAATGGTTCTTGTTAAAAATGATTTACGCGACGTGGTGCGCGGTATCAGTTTATCCCGTCGCACATTTCGAAAAATTGTGCAGAATCTATTTTGGGCATTAATTTATAATGTTGCAGGCATTCCTATTGCCGCGGGAGTCTTCTTCCCCATTTTTGGTTGGCAATTGCGGCCAGAATTGGCGGGAGCGGCGATGGCATTATCCAGTATCTCAGTGGTTTTGAATTCGTTATTATTAAAACGATGGCGACCATGA
- a CDS encoding ABC transporter ATP-binding protein: MQLLWKYLKQYKKTLVGALVLATINQFFSLIDPQIFRLLIDRYASRYQELSQGEFLQGVILLLLAAVGVALVSRLAKNFQDYYVNVITERLGARLYEDSVAHSFSLPFTAFEDQRSGELLQKLEKARTDAKKLIKSAVSVIFLSLVGIVLVVTYAFYVHWVIGAVYLLMVPLLGLVTYFLSRQIKKAQSAIVREEAGLAGSTTETLRNVELVRSLGLEEQEISRLNTVNETILKLELKKVILVRKLSFWQGTMINGLRSALLLLMLWLIFQGSITIGEFLSLYIYSFFIFSPLYELGQVATEYQEAKASSQQLQEILRIQPEPRPDHPQPAGELKQIAFREVSFTYASAPQPALQGISLTMRSGETVAFVGPSGSGKTTMVKLLAGLYRPEAGTIRINEVDTQALDFVQFRQRIGLVAQETQLFAGTIRENLLFVRPQASDDECRAALTASAADSILRRASQGLDTKIGEGGLKLSGGERQRLAIARALLRQPDLIIFDEATSSLDSITERAITETIRDIEKTHTQLITVLVAHRLSTIAHADRIYVFEHGAIIEHGSHEALLKQGGLYAALWREQVHRTDGFSAGVSRASA; the protein is encoded by the coding sequence ATGCAATTACTTTGGAAATACCTCAAACAGTACAAAAAAACATTGGTTGGCGCTTTAGTTTTGGCTACTATCAATCAGTTTTTTTCGTTGATTGATCCTCAAATTTTTCGCTTGTTGATTGACCGTTATGCCAGCCGGTACCAGGAGCTTTCGCAGGGTGAATTTCTGCAGGGAGTCATTTTGTTATTACTTGCTGCAGTGGGAGTGGCGCTGGTTTCCCGTCTCGCAAAAAATTTCCAGGATTATTATGTGAATGTGATTACCGAGCGCCTGGGTGCGCGATTGTATGAGGATAGCGTGGCACATTCATTTTCATTGCCCTTCACGGCATTTGAGGATCAGCGTTCAGGAGAATTACTGCAGAAGCTAGAAAAAGCGCGTACTGATGCCAAGAAGCTGATCAAAAGCGCCGTGAGTGTTATTTTTCTTTCTTTGGTTGGTATTGTCCTAGTCGTGACCTATGCTTTTTATGTGCATTGGGTCATTGGCGCCGTCTATCTTTTGATGGTTCCTTTACTTGGCTTGGTTACCTATTTCTTGAGTCGACAGATTAAGAAGGCGCAATCAGCGATTGTCCGGGAGGAAGCGGGGTTAGCCGGATCGACCACGGAAACGCTCCGCAACGTAGAATTGGTGCGCAGTTTAGGCCTGGAGGAACAGGAAATTTCTCGTCTCAATACCGTGAATGAGACGATTCTCAAGCTTGAATTAAAGAAGGTTATCCTCGTACGGAAGTTATCATTTTGGCAGGGGACCATGATCAATGGATTGCGTTCGGCGCTGTTGTTGTTGATGCTCTGGCTGATTTTTCAAGGGTCCATCACTATTGGCGAATTTTTAAGCCTGTACATATATTCCTTTTTTATTTTTAGTCCACTCTACGAGCTGGGGCAGGTGGCAACCGAATACCAGGAAGCAAAAGCGTCTAGTCAGCAGCTGCAGGAGATTCTCAGGATTCAACCAGAACCGCGGCCGGATCATCCCCAACCAGCTGGTGAGCTCAAACAGATAGCATTCCGTGAGGTGAGTTTTACCTATGCGTCAGCCCCGCAGCCAGCGTTGCAGGGGATCAGCCTGACGATGCGATCGGGTGAGACCGTGGCTTTCGTCGGACCGTCCGGTTCCGGGAAGACCACTATGGTGAAATTGTTGGCTGGTCTCTACCGGCCCGAGGCTGGCACCATCCGCATCAATGAGGTCGATACCCAAGCGCTTGATTTCGTTCAATTTCGACAGCGCATCGGTTTAGTTGCTCAGGAAACTCAGTTGTTTGCCGGTACGATTCGGGAAAATCTACTCTTTGTCAGGCCTCAGGCAAGTGATGACGAGTGCCGTGCTGCTCTAACTGCGTCTGCGGCTGATTCTATTCTTCGTCGCGCTAGCCAAGGACTCGACACGAAGATCGGCGAGGGTGGTTTGAAGTTATCCGGTGGTGAACGCCAACGGTTGGCGATCGCACGCGCTTTGCTCCGTCAGCCGGATTTGATAATCTTTGATGAGGCAACCAGCAGCCTGGACTCAATTACCGAGCGGGCGATTACTGAAACTATCCGTGACATCGAAAAAACGCATACACAGTTAATCACCGTGCTGGTGGCTCATCGTTTATCGACCATCGCACATGCGGACCGCATCTATGTCTTTGAGCACGGTGCCATCATTGAACATGGCTCACATGAAGCCTTGCTTAAACAAGGCGGCCTGTACGCCGCACTATGGCGAGAGCAGGTGCATCGCACTGATGGATTCTCCGCAGGCGTGTCGAGGGCGTCTGCGTAA
- a CDS encoding DsbA family protein, whose product MAVHGLITIIEKINYIMETPEEKKRESLLELLGPKRAFIFGIIAMFMTVSTIGFYIFLFTGWDGASSKTFGTTTNVDKTADTNTTITDTNAAPTTVTVADITADDHIVGNLDTAKVVVVEYSDLECPFCKQFHPRLEQLSVDFGDEVAWVYRHFPLESLHPKAPREAEASECAGELGGNDGFWAFIDKVYEVTPSNNGLEDSKLPEIAGQIGLDVTKFNDCLSSGKYKDKVQSQYDDAVNAGGTGTPYSVVVGKDGTTIPINGAQPYSSVKSAVESLLN is encoded by the coding sequence ATGGCAGTACATGGCTTGATTACTATTATTGAAAAAATAAACTACATTATGGAAACACCCGAAGAGAAAAAAAGAGAATCTTTGCTTGAGTTGCTTGGTCCGAAGCGAGCCTTCATTTTTGGCATCATTGCTATGTTCATGACGGTTTCGACCATTGGCTTCTATATCTTCTTATTTACTGGTTGGGATGGCGCTTCGAGCAAGACATTCGGTACGACGACAAACGTAGATAAGACTGCCGATACGAATACCACTATAACCGACACCAATGCAGCCCCAACCACAGTCACCGTGGCTGACATTACGGCTGACGATCATATCGTGGGGAATTTAGACACAGCTAAAGTCGTGGTGGTTGAGTACTCTGATCTGGAGTGTCCTTTCTGCAAACAGTTCCACCCGCGCCTGGAGCAACTATCCGTTGATTTCGGCGATGAGGTTGCTTGGGTTTATCGTCATTTCCCGCTTGAGTCGCTGCATCCGAAAGCACCACGCGAGGCTGAGGCATCTGAGTGCGCTGGAGAGCTCGGTGGCAATGATGGATTCTGGGCATTTATTGATAAGGTGTATGAAGTGACTCCATCTAACAACGGATTGGAGGACAGTAAACTTCCGGAAATTGCCGGTCAGATTGGCCTTGATGTAACGAAATTTAACGATTGTTTGTCGAGTGGGAAATACAAAGATAAAGTACAGTCTCAATATGACGACGCGGTAAATGCTGGCGGTACCGGCACTCCGTATTCAGTCGTGGTTGGCAAAGACGGTACCACAATTCCGATCAATGGCGCACAGCCCTACAGCAGCGTGAAGAGCGCCGTCGAGAGCCTATTGAATTAA
- the typA gene encoding translational GTPase TypA has protein sequence MEIRNIAIIAHVDHGKTLLTDAIMRQTGMVTDDAVSMDSNVLEKERGITIYSKNASVFYRGTKINIVDTPGHADFGSEVERVLRSIDSVLLVVDAQEGPMPQTRFVLKKSLELGLKPIVVINKIDKPAADPDLAQEEVFELFLDLGASDEQLDFTTVYAIGRDGIAKMNLADESKDLTPLLDTILLKVKPANADISLPFRFQPFNLAYDNFLGRLAIGRMYEGTIKTGGPAVRKGTDGTVQNGKITKLFSFKGMQREEVTEAVAGDIVMVAGFADIDIGDTICADASQESLPAILIDEPTISLQLLVNNSPFGGREGTYVTSRQIRERLEKELEVNVGLRIDFSSDTYTVFGRGELHIAILLENMRREGYEVQVSQPHVINKEIDGKLNEPFEEATVDVPEAQSGVVIEKLGKRAGVMVHMENEAGQARMLFEIPTRGLLGYRNEFIVDTKGEGILCSRFIGYRPHVGEIKKRDVGSMVSMATGKALGYSLNNLQTRGTLYISPATEVYEGMVIGNTSKGDDMAVNPIKGKKLSNMRASGTDDAIQLEPPMELTIERGLEVMADDEYLEITPKSVRLRKQHLTVNERRRAGEI, from the coding sequence ATGGAAATACGAAACATCGCCATTATTGCTCACGTCGACCACGGGAAGACACTGCTGACTGACGCGATTATGCGGCAGACCGGCATGGTAACTGATGACGCGGTCAGTATGGATTCCAATGTGCTGGAAAAAGAGCGCGGTATTACGATTTATTCGAAAAACGCCTCGGTTTTTTACCGTGGCACGAAAATCAATATTGTGGACACGCCGGGCCATGCGGATTTTGGCTCTGAAGTTGAACGAGTACTTCGTTCAATTGATAGTGTGTTATTGGTAGTCGATGCGCAGGAAGGCCCCATGCCCCAGACGCGGTTTGTATTGAAGAAATCGCTTGAGCTCGGCCTGAAACCGATCGTGGTCATTAATAAAATTGATAAGCCGGCAGCTGATCCTGATTTGGCTCAAGAGGAAGTATTTGAATTATTTCTTGATTTAGGCGCCAGTGACGAACAATTGGATTTTACTACCGTGTACGCCATCGGGCGCGACGGTATTGCGAAGATGAATTTAGCCGATGAATCGAAAGATCTCACCCCGTTGCTTGATACTATTCTATTGAAAGTAAAACCCGCCAATGCTGACATCAGTCTTCCATTCAGATTTCAACCATTTAATCTCGCCTACGATAATTTTCTTGGCCGTTTAGCTATTGGTCGGATGTATGAGGGCACCATTAAAACAGGTGGCCCGGCCGTGCGCAAGGGAACCGATGGTACGGTACAGAACGGAAAAATTACGAAATTGTTTTCATTTAAAGGAATGCAGCGTGAGGAAGTAACCGAGGCGGTTGCTGGCGATATTGTCATGGTGGCGGGGTTTGCCGATATTGATATTGGCGATACGATTTGTGCTGATGCCAGTCAGGAGTCGTTGCCCGCTATTCTGATTGATGAGCCGACCATATCACTACAACTATTGGTGAACAATTCTCCGTTTGGCGGACGCGAGGGAACCTACGTTACCAGTCGGCAGATTCGGGAGCGATTAGAGAAAGAATTGGAAGTCAACGTGGGTTTGCGCATTGATTTTTCTTCAGACACGTATACCGTGTTTGGCCGCGGCGAATTACATATCGCTATACTTCTAGAAAACATGCGTCGCGAAGGATATGAAGTGCAAGTGTCACAACCGCATGTCATTAATAAGGAAATTGACGGAAAACTCAACGAACCTTTTGAAGAAGCGACCGTCGATGTTCCCGAAGCCCAATCCGGCGTGGTCATTGAAAAGCTCGGCAAACGCGCGGGCGTGATGGTCCACATGGAGAACGAGGCCGGACAAGCGCGGATGCTCTTTGAGATTCCCACGCGTGGATTGTTAGGGTACCGAAATGAATTTATCGTTGATACGAAAGGCGAGGGTATCCTGTGCTCGCGTTTTATCGGGTATCGACCGCATGTCGGGGAAATCAAGAAGCGCGACGTCGGTTCGATGGTGTCTATGGCCACCGGCAAGGCGCTCGGGTACTCGCTCAATAATTTGCAGACCCGAGGCACTCTGTATATTTCGCCAGCTACTGAAGTATATGAGGGTATGGTCATCGGTAATACCTCAAAAGGCGATGATATGGCAGTCAATCCGATCAAAGGAAAGAAGTTAAGCAATATGCGCGCTTCGGGTACTGATGATGCGATCCAACTCGAACCGCCGATGGAGCTAACTATTGAGCGGGGATTGGAAGTGATGGCTGATGATGAGTATCTCGAGATTACTCCGAAGAGCGTCCGTCTGCGGAAGCAGCATCTGACGGTCAACGAGCGGCGCCGCGCCGGGGAAATATAA